The nucleotide window aaaatatgatagattGTCAGGAGCCCCTGCAGAAGGCTTTTCAACTGAAATTAGGTGAGCTTTCTCCCATTTGCTTTCCTTTATAAATAAGGAAAAGAAGATCGCAAAAGTTCACTAATCTTAATATTATACCCTATGAACAAATGGATTTGGCTCAACTGAGcattcattcatcttaaatcATAAATCCAATAGAAATTACAAGTAATGTTAATTAGCAAAAACATCCAAAGGGAAATCATAAAGAAGTTGTAGATAGGCATAGCATTCCTTGGACAAACAAAACAAGGATGCAAAACAGAAATCAGAAGAAACTATATCAATCTACCGTATTGGGTGTCCTGTCGTCAATATTTCGCCATAAAAAGACCTTTGTAATGATGCGCCGAATGAAAAATCTgctaaacaaaattttagatattagTGCAAAATTTTGTAGAATCAAATTTACCACTGTATGTCTGCATATGCATCaacattttaagtttttataatactGAAAATTACTGTATATAATTGAAATGAACTACAACTGTGAAATAAATTTCACATTTAAGGCAAACTAAATGAGGATAAAAGCTCTTTTAATGGAATTATAGGTTAAATCCATAATCAAATGCCCAATTATTCCCCTCAAACAGGTACAAATGCTGTATAtgggaataataataataattacacaaTTCTGATATATAGAAAGAATACATATACATTCAACTCGATTCTACAATAAAAATGCAAGACAAAGGTTACTCACAAGGCATACAAAATcttcttatttgaatcaagtagCAATAGCaccacaaaaaataaataaattagtaaaggTAAGCTTTCAAAAGTTTTTAAGCTATTGTTGATTAGTATACAATCAAGAGCATAGAGCCTGAATTctcttttaattaaatgataatttgactCTGAACCTAAAAAGAGAGATGGCCTAGGGATTTGGAacttggagaagaaaaataaggcGCTGTTGGTTAAACAGCTTTGGAGGGTCagtcataaaaaataaacaccCTATGGTATAAAGTGATCAAGAGTAAATATGGCTTTCATCCCAATGGGTGGGATTCCAACCAAAGGAACTATGTACTGATCTAATACAAGTTTATAGAAAGCCATTTCTAAGGAGTATGTTTTCTTTCGTAATCATATTGCTCTTAAAGTGCGGAATGGTAAGTAGTTTCACTTTTGGGAGAATAAATGGCTTGGTGACTCATGCTTCCAAATTTGTTTTCCTCACCTAGAAAATATAGATTGTGCCTCAATAGATTTGCCACCATTCATGATTCTTTGACTTCTTCTTTGTCTAATAGGAATTGGTGTTGGAATGTTAATTTCAAAAGGAATTTGAATGATAGAGAAATTCaagattttctaattttgttagGGTTGCTTGAAAATGTGACCATAAATGAGGCGAGGGAGGATAAAGGAGTATGGAAGCTTGATTCATCAGGTTGTTACACCTGTAAGTCCTCCTCTAAGAGATTATGTGAAGAAAATTTGAATGAGGAGTTACACTATTGTAATATTATGcaatcattaacaaaaaaaataaggcTAGAGCCGCTAGACTATTGTAACTTAAAGAAGAATTCAATGTTGTTGTTTCTAATACTAAACTAACAATTTCTAAACCACTGGATGACAAAAAGCCGGTGTTACAAAAGTTAGTAGCAATATTCAACCAAATATTAACTTAAAGATTTGTTCCCACCTTTTCATAAGGACTagatctaaaataaattataaaatacattataattaaaaggaACTTATgaattctttgaaaatattgCTCCAGATAAACATAGAGATGATTTCTTGCTTTCAGAGCTATTAGTAACAAAACAATTTAAGGAGTATGAAGTTGTAAcaacttaattttctttttcttttttctattttcttataATGGATGCTAGTTTACGTGTTCTAGGatgtcattattttaataaattattttacatctTATATGAACATAGTAAATTATTGATGCAGTCAATGAGAaccaagaagaaagaaattctcACACAGTGAGAATACAAAGGAGAGAAAGAATtgtcaagagagaaaaaaagaaattctctAGAAAGATGAAGTGTTACTTGGTATGCCAATGTTAAACAAAAACTTAATCATTATTCAGGGTGAGTATGACTTAAAAGCTTACTAAATTATAGATAGAACGGCTTTTCATAGCCTCTGAGAAAGTCCTAAGTAACTGTTCGCCTCCTGTTGGCATTCTCTTTATCTTAACAAGAACAgaagctctttgtctttctCTCTAATTGATCCCTTTCCATCTAATCCCAAAGCATTCCCGTTCACCCCCTTGATCAAAGTTCATTTCCTCAATCTTTCTCTGCTTCTCAAATTGAAACTATTTCCTCTCTCTTACCCTCTATCTGTAACATTTCTTTAAGATCTTGGCTCTCACTGAATGTTATGATGATTAAAACTGTTATCTTCATGTATATTTAGAATGTAGATTCCTCTCTATGGCTTTAACAGCAAACGaaattctaaattattatttttactgaACTGTTTTATTCATTGTTGTCGGTGCCTATACATATAGGATTCTCCAGTGATGCCAAATTGTATAATCTACATTCaaccaaatttgatttaaaaaaaaaacatatttctaTGTCTATCTGAAACAGAAAAGAATAGATTTTACCTGATATGAATTTAGCTGAAGTAAAAACCGACCCCGCCAAAGTTTTAGAACGACTAGCATGAATACCCTGCAAAAACAAGTTCCAGAAATGCATACACAGATTAATTCTCAGTTACTGGTACAAGTTCTTATAAAATATGAATCACAGCAACTGAAGAAACCTAAAAGACTCAACATTATAGTTTATAATAACGAAGCATcttaataaaccaaaaattaaaattaaacaaaataacaaaagctTTATATTACCTTTTTTAGAAGCTCTCTCCAGGCCATGAGTGAATAACCTAGCGGAAGAATTTCAGGCGTCCATTAATTAGAGTTTATGATTATGATTGAGCAGTTTTTGGAGTCCTCTTTCGGTGATTTTCCTTGGTTTGAAAGTGAGAACATGAAAAAGAGGGGTTTGGGATTTTTATGGGGGcaaaagggcaaaaatgtcacaACGAGCGTGCGTGTGCGGTCTCGACTACAACTTGCTTCTCACTTACCCGGCCCGAAACTTTGACCCGGTTTAATTCTTCCAATGGTTGTGTGCCCCCCTCTCCAATCTAATTTACATTTCCTTGAAATGGGCATTTTGGGCTCTACATGGCCGACTAGCCCATTCAAACAGTTCCAAATTGCCAGAGACTTACAGCCCATAAAGCCCAAATCCAAGAAATTGGAACTAGTTTACTTATCAAGCGACCATTTGAGAAAGCCGGATTTCTATTTTCTCCTTCATTTTGCTTTTCTTCTAcggaaaaatatttttgtaaatttgtaatttagtttggaaatctttattttgaaaaacCAAGAACTGAATTTTCATAGCTTTGAggggtttttttaattgaaatttaattataaacgtaattttttaaattatgtaaatgtgtaaaaaaaaaaatgtttgtgaAGATTGTTCATTTAAACCTTGAAAGgtgtaaaaagaaattaaagtaTTGATATCATAGTGGTTAGTCCATCACTTTGCAATTAGGCTAAATTAAGTGATTAAGAATCTAATGGGGTTTAAAATCAGCAACTAACATTGACTAAGACATTATTTGACAATTAAGTTTAGGtaagatttttattaattggtTAATCATAGGTCAATCTATTCATCTGGGTTCTTCTGCAATCGCCTATATAATCTAATGGTTAtttatagaaatatatataaaaaataaattaaatttaaaaaagtagaaagaaaataaaaaagaaaggtcAAAAGTGTGAAGAAGAAGCAAAAGTAATTTGATTGACTTGATCAAGCTTGGTGGTCAAGACATCAAGAAAGACTATGAAAAAATATTGGCCTAGTAGGGGAAGGGAACTTGGTCTTTCTCCCTCCTCATGAGTAACATTTCCATTTAACCCGAACGAAACTCATTAAccacatattaaaatcaaaattttaaattatttgatataataaatttgataataatttagagaccgatctttaaatataaagttttctgTTAAGaacagagataaaattattattttactaataatattaaaaaatataaaatgtattatattttctcccttaaattttaaaaattaacattttcacctttacctaaagtttttttaaactttgaaaaatcatattttcctttcaaattttttcttcacctctctaACCACCATCTCTGATGCCAATAACCTCCTATTTTTACCCTAACCCGTTAGtcaatatacataaaaaaatttaaaatagatatattattagttatatataaaattatatatattatttaaattattaggaTGATCGAATGCCGACATAatacgtaaaaaaaaaaagtgagggTGAGAGGTTTGATTTCAATTGTGGTAGCTTTCAACCACTTAAaacatttctcttatttctctACCTACCACAAATGCACTTGGAGACTCACCAAACCCAAACCTCCacttttatttctcttcttactattctaattttaatggtatttctattattcttttttaatgttGTCTACATCCAGTTAAACGAATTCAGAGCCACGGACCATTTCATATCTTTGGCATAAATTTTATGaagagtttttaattattttacgaGTTTGACTTTTATTTGGTTATTTGATAATGTATTTggaaaaataggaaaaacaaGTCTTCCATATTAAGCTTTTGAGTTGTcataatttgaactaaaatgtCTGGTGGTTGGTGAGAATGGcccaaatataaataaaatcaaacttaacccaatacaattaataatcaaattagcTACCAAAGACATTTTCAATCAAACGTCATCTTCATTAACATGGCTACTAAAAtggagtttaaatttaattaataatatttttttttaccttgcAAGCTCTTAAGTTAGTGGGGTCATCCCCTGCCGTCTTCTTGAGTTGCAGCATCGACCACTCTCCCAACCAGAGGCAAAATACGAGCCACCCTACTTGTAAACATCACTTAAAGATCGCATTAAAGATCAACATAATTCAACTCAGCTGGCCAGTATCAATCAGAGggaataaacaaaataaaaagcaaGGTTGATGCATGATTCCACTCACCTCTAGGCTTAGCCCTCGTGCAAAAGGCTTCTGAATGTTGCTGAAAACAGAGTATTAGGTGTAATGTCACAAGTAATAAAGCTCTTTTCGACTCAACAAGCTTTTGCTCTCTGCTttcaatatatatgtatagaaaTTGAAGAATTTCCAACTAAATTGGGCACCATATTGTGATTAGGGATAACAGTGGAGAAAAGCAGAGAGAAGATTTCAATCTCCATCCTTGTCTTCATTACGgggatgataaaaaatttttgtcttctttctatagagaaaaatcttctttttattttgttctcgTCTCATTCCACatctttatagaaaaaaatcttCATTTCATACgctcaaaatataatataaatatattaaataaacaaattaattgaaattaaaactaattcaCCATTTCAAGTGTCAttactattatatattaaccattttaatatgtataataaaaatataaaactatgataaaaatattaatataaaagcaTAAGGATAAAGACAGGGTCGAACAACAATAAAACGagataaaaacatatatatttttgttttcgaTCCGTCTTTAATTATTGAGGTATTTTTCattcttatctttttttccaatttttattaaaaaaaaaaatttctttaagaTAAAATAGACTCCCAGACCCAAGATTCAAATTGAGATTCCATCTCTGATTGTGCTCATATACAATCAATGAATGCCCCCAAAACAAGTGAAAAGACATTaacctaattaattaattatattctaCGATTAAGACAACAAAAACACTCATTAGGCTAGCAGAGAAAATAGAATGTATTGTTGGTTGGTGAAATGGTGTTTGTCAATCAGATTTTCGATCTAGTAGCagaaaaaactaaagtttatggagataataacaaacaataatctcatctttcttcttcactttctttAAGGTTTCTGAAGCATACAACAGTTGAGTGTGAAATGTTATACAAATTCTTACACGTAACGTGATAACTGgtcattaatttatatttacccAGCGAGAAAATCCCATTATCAATTtatgattgaaaaattaaaaaaaaacaaaagaaatttaattttccattttttttttttttaatgtttattaatCGCCCCTAGATGGGCACCATGGAGTCATGTCCATTGGATAACTCCCCAGCACCCTCAAGAACGACGTGAACTCCTGAACCTCAGCCAACGCGTTTTGAGCCCTAACTTCCGCCATCGAAGCCTCAAAATCCACGTAAAACATGTATTCGAAATGCTTCGCCGTCCCTACATTGGCATCATCTACCAACCTGATCGGACAGTTCCTGTGTGGCCTTGATTCAATCTTCGTCAAACTTATGTTCCTGAAAGCAAACGCCGACAACACCTTGAATAATACGCTTGTTCCCTTATCGTGCGCGAACACGATGCTTGTCTTGAACGGCCGATCCGTACGGGGAATGATTGGTTCACGTGCCAACATCACGAACCTGGTTACGTTACTCGAATCGTCTTGAATGCCGTCGGCTAGAACTTGTAATCCGTACAACTCAGCGGCGCGTGCCGAGGCGATTGCAGCGGTGTTTCGGAGGTTGTTGGCCGCGATGTATTCGGCCGCGCCGGCCGTATCGTCAACAGCCTCACGTACGACGTTGAGCCCGAGTTTGGTGAGAGTGTGTTCACACTGAGCGAGTGCTTGAGGATGAGAGATGACTCGCGTGAGATAGTCCATTCTTACACCGGGTAAAGCTAAGAGACAATGATGAACGGGAAACTGGACTTCACCAACGATATGCAACCGGTGACGGAGGAGAAGGTCGTAGTTACGGTGGATAGATCCGCCCAAGGAGTTTTCAACAGGTAAAACGGCACGGTCGGCGATCCAAAGCTCGACGGCTTGAAACGCGACTTCGAACTGGTCACAAGGAATGGCTTCACAATTAGGATAAGCTTTACCAGCGGCGGCTTCAGAGTACGCGCCAGGGACGCCTTGGTAGGCGACTCTAAGCTCAGAGCCGTGCATAGGCGCCGGAGAGAGGTCTGTGATGGTGAGCGCCTTTTGAGGCGGCAGTTGTTGAGGAGGTTTGTCGTTGTTATGATCGATAGGGACCAAGTTGAGGTCAACAGAAGTCTTGTGGCCGTTGATAGCAGCTACATGATCGGCAGATTTGTCGATGGGGCCCTCCTGAGAATTAACTTTACTGGAGAGAATAGCACAGGAGCTTTGCCAGTCGGCACGGCTTAAACCAACGGCGTTGGGAAAGTTATTAACAGAATCGGATCTGTAAATACAACTGACCCGGGAAAACTGGTGGGTCCGGAGAAGGGAACGTGGGTTGTTGAGGTGgtgaggaggaggaggagtaAGAGTCTGCATGATGATTGCCAATAGTAGTcgtaattatattaaaaatgcgAACacaaaagtgaaaataaaaaagagagagagaatcgCTGAGTTAGCTTGGTGTTCTCTTTTAGAAGGGAACGTCAAGCTGAGAGAAAGGTAGCAGATGAGGGCGTTTATATAGTGAGACAGAGGTGGAAATGTGTGCGAGGCGACGGTGGCTCGGTCAATCTCACACCTACCCCCCACTTCTTTCAATCTCTACgatctttaataaattattatatccatatatGACGTCCGTCAAagatttttaatcttatttattaacttaattattACATAAGTGGACAATTTTCAGTACTCGTAAATATGACACAAtacaacataatttttttatataaaatttatttttgattaatttaacataatataaaattaaattaaataaaattaaaattaataaaaaataatttgaattaaatcaaatattttttaaaaaaaaattcaataaaatttattaaaaataaattataaaaatatgaaaaaataatattaacaatagataaagttattatatataattataattaatcatattatcttcgatttttatttaaatgtgttatattattatttagttgtaagaatgttatttaattaataaaattattgacatattttcaattaaatttttagattatttgtaaacaatacaaaatattatattgtatgttttattaatagtaagttgagatattttaataaagattttaaattaccaaaaacacttagaaaagtataaataataaacaatttcGTATTAATTTGGGTTATATCGGTCaacacaaatattaaatattgggttaggataaaatttttttaatataattataatttgggtcaaattatagttaaagacttttaatttgaaacttaaattaatataatatgaatacGATCTAATAACAATATCTAACATTTCTATAAGGTATTATCAAATATGTAGAgtgaatttattgttaattgattatttaaaaagaatgttatagtatcaatttattaaaataaatatgaataggTCAAgtctaatttataaaataaaacagaaataatttaaatttttaatattttaaatataatgaaaatatgcTTTTGAAAATCAAACGGAAAAGATTATCCAAGACTTGTTTCTtcgttataattttatctttattatttaaaactctCTTGAATTTGAGGTTGATAAGTTCTTATTGAATACGATGTTTCAAATTTGAGAACCTCGTTTGATATCACCACTTAAAGGCTTTTTCTTGTGTGCTCATCTTCTTACAAATTTGGTGGCATAATTTTTGTTTCACACTTACAACAACCGCCCACGCCTTCAATTTCCTAAGTGCTGATGTCAATAGCTAATTCAACAAGCATCACCCTACGAAATAAAACAAAGTTGAGGTGGGTAATCTAATCTGTGTACCAGCCTAAACTTTGGATGCACAAGTCaataaagatgattttgaattaaaaagaaTACTCTTCGacgtattaaaatttgtatttgtatagtCAATTCATTAAtcataaatatttcatatttacaaaatttctaaTAAGAGACAGCTAAAAATGACAAGAATTTTTTATCTTcgtcttttgaaaaaaattgatttattttcttgCTTATGCCCCATCCCAAGAAAATCCcctaatttataaatcaaataataataaaattatatataccaattttagatatataaatatataatatttatatatgttattatataattgagtaattttaaattaaaaataaaataatatttaatcgtataatgacacgtatatatatatatatctaaaataaatacgtatagtATTATTACTCATCAACCAATCCCATTTCCGCCAAACAACCCAAGTTGGAGTCCCATAATTTATCACCATTCACCACAAATCTCATTCAACAACCACTATCATCATCCACAAAGTAAACCTTagatatattcatttttatttaaaaaaaaaaagggtaattacAAGTCAAacttcatatattattattattatttatatttttttataattattattattatatctttaattgaaaataaaatcttgTTTCTTCGATTAATAAATCTCATTAACGAAAATTAACTATGGGTggaatttcttttctcttttcatgaATAAGAATGCAAAAATGATACAAACTTTGTGTGGGAAAAATGTCATCATCTCctcttctaataatatttttatgaacGTGATCAGATTCATCAATTTTACATCGGgaagttaaatttatttataaatgtttttattaatacaatttaacaaCTTGAATTTGGTAacataaataaactaaaatttaaattaaaacgtGCAGGGAAAAAGACATGACGACGCTCCAATAGCAGGACCATTTTTGTAAATGGGTGTTGTTGGCCAACCATAAGAATGAGCCACTTGGCACATTTCCTTCCAGAAAATAAATTGTGAACTTTGTTGGTTATTTCCTTTTATACCGCTTAACTTTTTGTTGACACAAGTATGCATCTTCGTTTTTAGTCAGCTTGACTGATtaaagtataaattaatttataatttaatctaattttacaatttactcaattttatatataaatattaatttatttaaaaattaatcaaattcgaTAAACCCATAATtaggtttatataatatatatttgaaattatattttatatgttttatatttaaaaaatatgataaatatttgatactatttataaaatacataatatttgGATAATAAGTTAAATGAATTGGTTATTCAGTTGAATCgtaaaatatgatataactaATTCGATCATTGAttcggttttaaaaatattatctttacatatgaaactaaactaaattagcAAATCCTTAGTTCAAATTCGGATCGAATTTTGGTTCCATTTGAACTACAAGACAACTTGAATCTCCTCTAACCTATTTATACTTTGTAGATGCTTGTTCCCATGTGCAAGTGGATGGGCACATGATAATGTTAGCCTAGAGATGTGGAGGACAATAAATGTTTCTTATAAGCATccttgattatatattaaaattaaatattttatttcactgataatatatttgaattataattttaataatatatttttatcctttcttcctttct belongs to Mangifera indica cultivar Alphonso chromosome 2, CATAS_Mindica_2.1, whole genome shotgun sequence and includes:
- the LOC123198689 gene encoding arogenate dehydratase 3-like produces the protein MQTLTPPPPHHLNNPRSLLRTHQFSRVSCIYRSDSVNNFPNAVGLSRADWQSSCAILSSKVNSQEGPIDKSADHVAAINGHKTSVDLNLVPIDHNNDKPPQQLPPQKALTITDLSPAPMHGSELRVAYQGVPGAYSEAAAGKAYPNCEAIPCDQFEVAFQAVELWIADRAVLPVENSLGGSIHRNYDLLLRHRLHIVGEVQFPVHHCLLALPGVRMDYLTRVISHPQALAQCEHTLTKLGLNVVREAVDDTAGAAEYIAANNLRNTAAIASARAAELYGLQVLADGIQDDSSNVTRFVMLAREPIIPRTDRPFKTSIVFAHDKGTSVLFKVLSAFAFRNISLTKIESRPHRNCPIRLVDDANVGTAKHFEYMFYVDFEASMAEVRAQNALAEVQEFTSFLRVLGSYPMDMTPWCPSRGD